The Episyrphus balteatus chromosome 4, idEpiBalt1.1, whole genome shotgun sequence genome includes a window with the following:
- the LOC129919644 gene encoding tetratricopeptide repeat protein 27: MLKDDFSPLYLCNFNDNSTENDFPKTELKELWSCKWDFQKFEKILQNFLKSNDNTEDDVHEEFLSSISLILAFVQNNFTGSFENLEKFKEITKKTFPNDFEAVKKLMVNGEEINPNVQIPEFLYIAEELLKNVLEKCPNSVIANWWKLRVICVHQNILDDLTSDLYEDLKKTCEFLLTQVKTLNDIELESLLYLEIAYGYLLFHRTQKCEEVLNTLCSMLEVELNVEGLLGLRTKFQQKALPQLCLKVKQNKELKVPTSSTSNGSTNLPKLLKLDDDTRLEKIRFLNVEDNNVMSLPSILQAVVLAKVKHVKRSQPTDRLAEEEIEPYINTLLYQDHGPLAVRLATLLLNISQECKQNRTVERSLKQCEEVVNVINGSAFTLPQRLSYGFASFILPKWEVQKQLGELMVSLGMTKSALDLYLQIQAWEEVIKCYTKLDLRHKAAEIVRQELEKKPTVLLYCLLGDATDDVKCYETAWEFSKHTSAKAQAHWGSYFFARKEYDKALPHFEKSVEINSLQERIWLRLGYSAISLEKWEIAVHAYITYTHLEPLGYESWNNLAKALIKLGDKKRAHRVLGESLKCNYQNWKVWENFMLVSVDTGNFEDAINSYNRLSELKDRFLDLEVLSIVITAISKDTPDAQGRSTQRLVKKANTLLGHQCVKHGAEARLWELSALLAATPLNKAQKLQRAYRAYTQKELAWASKQPSSMKVLQLCKDLSEYSLEAVNNHEDSEKTSVNSQLSSARLSAQACIRAVEKDMEKWDENEKVLAELKELLEKLTETLKERMK, encoded by the exons atgttaaaagacGATTTTTCACCACTTTATTTGTGTAATTTTAATGATAATTCAACAGAAAATG ATTTCCCAAAAACCGAACTCAAAGAACTCTGGTCATGCAAATGGGATTTCCAAAAATTCGAAAAGATTCTCCAGAATTTCTTAAAATCCAATGACAACACTGAAGATGATGTGCACGAGGAATTCCTTTCATCAATTTCATTAATTCTTGCATTTGTACAAAATAATTTCACAGGTTCCtttgaaaatttagaaaaattcaaagaaataacAAAGAAAACGTTTCCAAACGATTTCGAAGCGGTAAAGAAATTAATGGTCAATGGAGAAGAGATAAATCCAAATGTACAAATTCCAGAGTTTCTTTATATTGCAGAGGAACTCTTGAAGAATGTTTTGGAGAAATGTCCAAACTCTGTT ATTGCAAATTGGTGGAAGTTGCGTGTCATTTGTGTTCATCAAAACATTCTCGATGATCTAACAAGTGATTTATATGAAGATCTTAAGAAGACATGCGAATTCCTTCTTACCCAGGTGAAAACATTGAATGACATTGAATTAGAGTCTTTGTTGTATCTGGAGATAGCATATGGCTATCTTCTATTCCATCGAACACAAAAGTGCGAAGAAGTCTTGAATACTTTGTGTTCTATGCTCGAAGTTGAACTTAATGTTGAAG GTCTTCTCGGTCTCAGGACCAAATTCCAACAGAAAGCCCTGCCACAACTTTGTCTCAAAGTCAAACAAAACAAGGAACTTAAAGTTCCTACATCTTCTACTTCGAATGGTTCCACTAATCTCCCTAAACTGCTTAAACTCGACGATGACACGAGGCTGGAAAAGATTCGTTTCCTGAACGTGGAAGATAACAATGTCATGTCCCTGCCCAGTATACTTCAAGCAGTTGTCTTGGCTAAAGT AAAACACGTGAAGCGTTCCCAACCTACCGACCGTTTGGCCGAGGAAGAAATCGAACCCTACATCAACACTCTTCTCTATCAAGACCATGGTCCACTTGCAGTTCGTTTGGCTACACTCCTTCTAAACATCAGTCAGGAATGTAAACAAAATCGTACCGTTGAAAGGAGTCTAAAGCAATGTGAAGAAGTTGTCAATGTGATAAATGGAAGCGCCTTTACTCTCCCTCAGAGGTTGTCCTATGGGTTTGCATCGTTTATTCTTCCAAAATGGGAAGTCCAAAAGCAATTGGGTGAATTGATGGTAAGTCTGGGAATGACCAAGTCAGCACTAGACCTTTATCTCCAGATACAAGCTTGGGAAGAGGTTATTAAGTGCTATACAAAGCTAGACCTACGCCACAAAGCAGCTGAAATTGTTCGCCAAGAGCTGGAAAAGAAACCCACTGTTCTTCTCTATTGTCTCCTTGGAGATGCAACAGATGACGTCAAATGTTATGAAACTGCTTGGGAATTTAGTAAACATACAAGTGCCAAGGCACAAGCTCATTGGGGAAGTTATTTCTTTGCCCGAAAAGAGTATGACAAAGCATTACcacattttgaaaaatccgTGGAAATCAACTCGTTGCAAGAAAGAATATGGTTGCGATTGGGTTATTCAGCAATTTCCTTGGAAAAATGGGAAATTGCCGTTCATGCTTATATCACTTATACTCATCTTGAACCTTTGGGTTATGAGTCGTGGAATAATCTAGCAAAGGCATTAATTAAACTTGGAGATAAGAAACGTGCTCATCGAGTTTTGGGTGAATCACTCAAATGCAACTATCAGAATTGGAAAGTTTGGGAGAATTTTATGTTGGTTAGTGTTGATACGGGGAATTTTGAAGATGCCATAAATTCATATAACCGTTTAAGCGAATTGAAAGATCGATTTCTTGATCTGGAAGTACTTTCGATAGTCATAACTGCCATTTCTAAAGATACACCTGATGCTCAAGGAAGATCAACACAAAGATTAGTTAAAAAGGCAAATACTTTACTTGGCCATCAGTGTGTTAAACATGGAGCTGAAGCTAGATTGTGGGAGTTATCTGCTTTATTGGCTGCTACACCACTAAATAAGGCTCAAAAACTACAAAGAGCCTATCGAGCTTATACACAAAAAGAACTCGCTTGGGCAAGTAAACAACCATCTTCGATGAAAGTCTTGCAATTGTGTAAGGATTTGAGTGAATATAGTTTGGAAGCTGTTAATAATCATGAAGATTCTGAAAAGACAAGTGTTAACTCGCAATTGTCATCGGCTCGATTAAGTGCGCAGGCGTGTATACGAGCAGTGGAAAAGGATATGGAGAAGTGGGATGAAAATGAAAAGGTTTTAGCAGAGCTGAAAGAGCTGTTAGAGAAATTAACAGAGACTCTCAAAGAGAGAATGaagtag
- the LOC129919041 gene encoding dynein axonemal assembly factor 10, producing the protein MNKPQIIEHIAHSLNYTIFDVKWIPCSAKFVVIGSKPNGTGILEIFELNETDVDLIKTIEKKTSFKCGSFGASSLRNRHLAVGDFSGRLQVLDLERPEVPVYNVEAHKSIINSLDAIGGKQVDCGAPEIVTGSRDGSVKVWDIRQGSAPVIDMTPDPSEGDGTPQTRDCWAVAFGDSYNNEDRIVAAGYDNGDLKLFDLRALAVRWETTEKNGIVSIEFDRKDIPMNKMVLTTLEGGLIVYDMRTQHKDKGFACVSEKNAGRSVGSNGIISGPKSTVWSVKHLPQNRDVFLTCGGTGSIRLWEYEYPDKRRKDAGDGHDMGVAGNIGMLNATTISSQPVHCFDWNPDKIGLAVCGSFDQTVRVLVTTKMNLL; encoded by the exons atgaataaaccaCAAATCATTGAACACATTGCTCATTCTTTAAATTATACAATTTTCGATGTCAAATGGATTCCATGTTCGGCAAAATTTGTTGTTATTGGCTCCAAGCCAAATGGAACTGGAATTCttgaaatatttgaattgaATGAAACCGATGTGGATCTAATTAAAACAATTGAAAAGAAGACATCATTTAAATGTGGCTCATTTGGTGCATCAAGTCTCAGGAATCGTCATTTAGCTGTTGGCGACTTCAGTGGACGACTTCAAGTGTT AGATTTGGAAAGGCCAGAAGTTCCAGTGTACAATGTGGAAGCTCACAAAAGCATCATCAATTCATTGGATGCCATTGGTGGCAAACAAGTTGATTGTGGAGCTCCTGAAATCGTTACAGGAAGTCGAGATGGGTCGGTGAAAGTATGGGATATTCGTCAAGGTAGTGCCCCGGTTATTGATATGACTCCAGATCCTTCAGAAGGTGACGGAACACCACAAACCCGTGATTGCTGGGCTGTGGCTTTTGGGGATTCATATAACAATGAAGACCGCATTGTAGCAGCTGGCTACGATAATGGAGATTTGAAGCTCTTCGATTTAAGAGCTTTAGCTGTTCGCTGGGAAACAACCGAAAAGAATGGAATAGTTTCAATTGAATTTGATAGAAAAGACATCCCAATGAATAAAATGGTTTTGACCACCCTCGAGGGTGGTTTGATTGTCTACGATATGCGCACTCAACACAAAGATAAGGGATTTGCTTGCGTTTCAGAGAAAAACGCAGGCAGATCAGTTGGATCGAATGGTATTATTAGTGGACCAAAGTCGACTGTTTGGAGTGTCAAGCATTTACCACAGAATCGAGATGTATTTCTTACTTGTGGAGGCACTGGATCGATTCGTCTGTGGGAATATGAGTATCCTGATAAACGTCGTAAAGACGCTGGAGATGGACATGATATGGGTGTAGCTGGGAATATTGGAATGCTTAATGCTACAACCATATCCAGTCAACCAGTACATTGTTTTGATTGGAATCCGGATAAGATTGGACTGGCTGTTTGTGGATCTTTTGATCAGACTGTGCGGGTATTGGTTACTACCAAAATGAATTTGCTTtaa